The DNA region CCTCCCCCCTAGCTGCCCCTTCcggtcctgcccctcccccaccactccccctcccccctggggtccccccccccccgtgctgGCCCCCttcccccacttcctgtccagctcccggTCCGGGGTCCGTGTGGCCACCACGGGCTGTGGatgcagctccaggctcttggcttctgtggtGCCTGCGTTTGGGGAGGGACCCGATGGGCGGCCGCTGTGTCCAACGTGGAGTGGTACCACTGTGCCCTGGCCAGCAGATGGACAGTACAGGAAAAGGTGCCCAGAGCTCTGCGATGTGGGTCGTTTCATTTCCACCAGCCACTGACCGGTGGGCCTGGTTCAGTCACACAGCCAAGCGCACAGAAGGGGAAATGGTACAGGCTCAGAGATTTTCCTATGGAGTGGCTTATTATTGTTTCAAAACTCAGAgagggtccagcgtgatagcctagtggctaaagccctcatcttgcatgctccaggatcccagatgcgagcaggtcctaatcccggcggctccacttcccatcaagctccctgcctgtggcctgggaaagcagttgaccgcccagggccttgggaccctgcacccacgtgggagacctggaagaggttcctggctttggatcagctccccTCCGACCACTGTGAccactcggagagtgaaccaacgcgtggaagatcttcctctctgtctctcttcctctatgtatttctgactttccaataaaaataaatacatcttaagagaggagagacagggatccTGGACTAccgcagagctgatccaaagccaggagcctctttggagtctcccacatgggtgcagggttccaagctttaggccatcctccactgctttcaagtagggagctggatgagaagtggagtggccaggacacgatcccagcaggcagaggattagcttgctatgccacagagcTGGTCCAGTTAGTTACTCAgagttccatgtgctggttctccACCCAGATGGCTGAgcccaggagcatcctctgggttcCCCACACCTGGGGCTGCTCCATTGTTATCCCGGTGCACAAGCAGGACTGGAACCAGAAATGGAGCGTGCACAAGACCCCTTGGTGCCCCCACAGCGCTTGCTGCTCAACACCAGTGGAGACCTAGCCAGGGCAGGGATGACGGCCCGGGCGCCCACCTCAGGAAACAGCAACCGAGACCAGGACCACTCAGGGCCCGCGAACCTGGACACAAGATCACGAAGAGATGCCGGCATCGCTGACGGTGCACACCCACCCCGATCCTGTGGGCCCGCCCAAGTCTTGTCAAGGGGCGAGCCCTGTAAATCCCAAACCAACAGACAATTCCAGACCAACATCATTTCACTGGCAAATTCtagagaacattccagaaaagaaaatatttttccacaAATAACGTTGAAGGGCACACAAGCAAGGAACAATTCCCATCCCATTCTGAGGAAGAAGGGCTGACACCCTCCTGGACACAAGTGCAATAACTGCACACCACCACCGtgagccagcaggaggagggagggccCACAGCGTGGCCGCCAGACACACTGCAACGGACCATTAAAACAGCAAAGTGGGCAACTCTCTGTGGTATCAGCAttgcatgtgggcactggttcttgtcccagctgcccctcttccatccagctccctgctgaggcctgggaaagcagaggaggatggcccaaaaccttgggagtcTGCAGCCATacgggagactgggaagaagttcctggctcccatttgaagagtgaaccaggggacggaagaactctgtcttctctgctttcaaataaattaagttttTAAGGAGGAACAAATGAACCCTCAGTCTTTCTGAACGCCAGCATGCACACGACCCAGGCACGGAGACACACACAGCTTGGCCTGGAGCCCCAGTCCCCCATGACACGTGCCCAGCTCACGGCTTCACCCTGGCCATGTCCAGGCCAGGGTGGGCACAACCAACAGATGGGGTGGCGTCGCCCTGTCTACCTCCATCACAGACACTGCCAACCACAGTGGGATGCTGAACATGGCTGAAGCCAAGCCCTTGACTGGTGAGGGCATGAGTCTGTACCAACAGGAGGGCAGGCCTAAGGAGCCCCACGTGGCTGAGTGCCCACGGAAGATGAAGGACCAAGGCACCCATGAGGGAAGCAGCACCAGGAACCCCTGTGGGGACTAGGGAAATTCCACTGGGGAAAcccaccaagagcagaggagtggtccccaggtggtcacagacACATCTGTGTCCTCACTGTTGGAGCCTGGTGAAGAGCCagaccaggcaggtgcaggcactGCCCACACAGCCTCCTGGGCCCAGGGGACCGGGTTCCTAGGTAGGAGCTGAGCCACCACACCTAGGGCAACTGCCCAAGCACCCCGTGCAAGTGCACCACGCTGGCTTCATACGCTCCCGGAAGCTGGCTGGCAGCTCTCCCTTCAGGTCTGTGTGGTGCGTGTCCTGAGTGTCTCACTGGAAATGCACCTCGATGATGGGATGCTGAGGGAACGGCCCCGCACAGGCATGGACAGTGGGCCCACAGCCCCAGGGACCCAGCATCCAGGCCCAGAGCCCACTTGGCACGTGTGGCCCATGCGTCTGTCCTTGGTGTCAGCCATGGCCCCAAGCACAGCAGGCCTGTGGCTTCTGGGGAGCACAGCTCATGACAAAGCTGGGTGGTATGTGGTAGCCAAGAGCTGGGCATGGGTCCAACgaggggcagaggcccaagcctggggctcctgcccgctgtggctgctgctcaagttgcacccacatggagagccAGGGCAGAGTGGACAGGAGTTCAGCAGAGCCCTGGAGGgggtgctgccctctgctgggcgGGCAGCGAGGGTGCCAGGCGGGAGGCGGAGTAGAAAAGGTTTATTGAGTCAGAACAGTCACTGCTAGTTGTGGCATGCACAGGGAAGCGCTAGGTACAAAGCTCTACCGCGAGTTCTCCAAGCAGGAAATAAGGCGGCGGAGTCACGGCGGCATGTGCTGGACAGCTGACCCGCGTGTCAGCCGGCGCAGCCGCCTCCTcgcaggctgcagccagggcctGCGTCCCAGCCCCGCGTGTGGGAGCCAAGAGGCACACAGAGTGGCAGCTCCTCTCGGCTGGGGTGGGGGCTTCACCACGCTCAGGAGACCCTTGGGCCGGGGccttctccctccccaggccGCGGCCGCCACTCACGGGTCTTTGGTCGTAAGAAACAACGTAAGAAACAAGCTCCGTGGAGGCTGGGGCCTACATGATGTACACCTTCTCGGCCTGTGAGAAGTGGAAGACCTCTTTGGTTCTCGGGCACACAACTTTGTCATCTTGGCGGATGGAAAGCAGGGACTGAAAAACAGGCCAGAGCACACGAGGGCAGTGGTGCAGATGTCACCTGCACTAACCCCACACTGACCCGTCCCTGGGAGCCCCACCACTGCCCCCAGGACTGACCCCTCCCGGAGAGCCCACCATGCCCCCCAATGACCCGCCCCTGGGAGCCCCACCACTGCCCCTAGGACTGACCCCTCCCGGAGAGCCCACCATGCCCCCCCAATGACCCGCCCCTGGGAGCCCCACCACTGCCCCAGGACTGACCCCCTCActgagcccccagcccagcccccctcACATTGTAGCCGTAGACATAGCCGTTGGGCAGCATCATGGGCGGGTTGTTCTCATTCATGACGTCGCCTGAGATCTTGCACACCAGCCTCGAGTTGGCACAGTGGGCCATGGGCAGTGGCTGCGCCAGCTTGTTGAGAGAGCGGCTGCACACCGGGCAGTCAGGGCTCTTGGAGCTGCCGTCCTCCTTGTAGCACTGCCTATGTTCAGTCAAGAAAGCTCCGGGCAGCAGGGCCCCCAGGCGCTCGGCGCCACAGCAgtaccccagccccagcttgcaGAGGAAAGGCCCCTTAGGGCCAACGCACCACACCGATCACCTCACCTAGGCCCATGGCACCACACTGACCACCTTCAACCAGGCCCACGGCACCACACCAACCACCTCACCCAGGCCATGGCACCACCCAGACCACCTCACCCAGGCCACGACACCACACTGACCACCTCACTAAGGCTCACAGCACCACACTGACCACCTCACCAAGGCTCACAACACCACACCGACCACCTCAGCCAGGCTCACAGCACCACACCGACCACCTCACCCAGACCACCTCACCAAGGCCCATGGCACCACACTGACCACCTCACCCAGGCCAAGGCACCAAACTGACCAACTCACCCAGGTCATGGCACCACACTGACCACCTCACTAAGGCTCACAGCACCACACTGGCCACCTCACCCAGGCCACGGCACTACATTGTGACCCCTCTAACACCCAGGGTCACAGTGCCACACTGGTCAGCTTACCCAAGCCACAGTACTACCTCAACTAGTCACAGCAGCACACGGGCTGCATCTCAGGCAGGACAGGCTGTGCACTCTGGAAGTCACTGCCCTCCTCATGCCTTAGGGCAGGGGCAGAGCTGACTGTAAGGGAGGGGCCTGTCACAAGTGAGGCTTGCCCTAGAGCCTTTCTTCTCCAAGGAACCCTGAGAGTACAGGCTCCACAGGTGTTGGAATCACTCTGCAGGGGGAGGCTCAACCACCTACTGTCCTCCTGGGGCTTCATGACCTGTCCCCCTCAGGATTCAGAACAGGCCTgcttgggccacaacaccagccagttcatattaagaccaggactgagagcagtccaggctgggctaggctgcagcactgccAGCATGAGCTGCGACTGGGGGCTGGCCGGCCCGGGCAAGTGAGCTGGGccaaagcacccaccagcacacataagacccatGGTGAGTGGGGTGACGTCTGGTAGGAGGGCAGTGAGGACTTCTTTGTTGGCCTCTACTACTGGTTAGCGTGAGAACTaggaccaggctaggcagggctacaacactcattggcctgcatgtgagctgggttagggggagagccaggctgggctaagctactATAACCTCtgatgcatgcatgagccagagcaaGTGCAAGCTGCTCAGGTTTTGCCGCCAGCAtccaagtgctgggactaggggcaactCCTGTCAAGCTAGACAGCGGAACCACCTGAAAAATGCAAGatccggggctgggagtgggccctgTAGGGAAACTATGGGCATCCCTCTGGTAGGCAGCAGCTCCCACCAgacagcatgggaaccagggctggggtggacctggctggacaggtggtagcacccacaaCATACGCATGGGCTGGACCATAGGGTCAGTTGGACTGAacgaggctgcagcacccactggtgctgcACAAAAGCCAAGTGGGACAGACTAAACCAGTCTTCTGCACAAACCATCATATGCAGGaaccaggggtggggtgggcctggtgggggttttgggggctgctctggctgggctgcagttcccactggtatacatgagggccaagcatgtggtgggcagggctaggctgcagcatccatttctttgcataagagatgggactgcGGTAGTAGTCCAGtagtccagtgcagtagcctagtgaccaaagtcctcaccttgcacacgccaggatcccatatgggcactaattcgtgtctaggttgctccacttcccatccaactcacaaATTGTGcaatggaaaagcagtagaggagggcccaaagccttgggaccctgcctctgtgtatgagacctggaggaagctcctggctgctggctttggatcagttcagctccagccattgcagccacttggggagtgaaccagcaggagggcagggagatctttctctctgtctctcctctctatatatctgcctttccaataaaaataaataaacttaaaaaaaaaaggaaaagagagatgcggctggagacaaaactgatccACAGCTGTAACCAAGTGTGtctgtaggctgatgtgggtgacaggctgagccagtccCTAAActggctggactcagaactccaaccacggtgACAATCACAGGAGCTGTGcactgaccgtggagtgcatgggtcacaactgggcctcctcggttgcTGGAGCCCGTGCGGTGGACAGCACGCCCAGACGCACATgcgggacatgacagccagttcatcgaggcctgcagaggacgtccaGTACCCCGGGGGCAGGACAAACTGCACAGCTCTCCTGGTTGAGTTTCGACAGCGAGTatgtgggtgaatggagactctaaagtggactgtgtcagccaatggacctgggaaggatttgctcaaccttggagcaacaaaatcaacagtatttcagaactactgaaaccgcTTGAGCAGAATCCCCTcaaagcatgctccacactggggaccttgggatgatattgggtggctgttgcccatccctggggactgacgcagttaggatgctgggtgtggcttctccccatctctcccctctTGTGCcggatacaggaaaaagaaatgtggaaataatggtctcatccactatCCCCAATGCCTCGGctcctcccaccctaatcagtggtccacatgggcatacatccctctcaactatgtaaacatcattaaaatactattttcaaaGGACAGAATCactgctccttccctccccctgcacccctcccagcctcctgtggCGGCCATGCAGAGGATACGGGGTCTTGATGGCTGACAGGCCAGCCTGCAGCGTGAGGGTGAACACAGAACTGTTTCCCAGTTGGTGCAGCCGGTAATTGTCGTACCGAAACTGCTGGGTCAGCATGCGCCACCGGGCCGGGTCCAGGAGGTCCTGGAAGATACAGGCAGAGGGGCTGGGTGGGAGGGCTGACCCCTGCCGCATTCAGGGTCAGCAAAGCTTGGTGCCCAAGTCCTCTGCAGGGCCCTGGCACCAGGAACTGCACTTCCTCCTCCACAGGGAGCCATGCCTAGAAGCTGACATAGCAAGCCCATggccctcctgccccagccaaGTATATGAGGCCACCAGGCCTAGGAGGAGCAGATCACTGGCCCTGGTCAGCAATGGTCCTCCCAgaaaacagccaggagccaatgAGAGGACAGAGGCCATCTAGACACTGGGCAGCCCCAGTGTGGCTGAGAACCTatgaaaaagagggaaggaacAGTGGGCCAGGATGCTTCCAGAACCTTCTTCAGAAGACAGAGGAGGGGGGCTCACCTTGTATGGGGAGATGTGCGTGTCGGGCGGGAAGGCCAGCATGCCCATGGCCTGGCGCACCTCGTCCAGCTGGCTGCCCTCGGCCTGACTGAAGTGCTTCCTCGCGTGCCTGCACACAGAACGCAGCCTGTGGCCTTTGCTGGCAGGACCCAGACGGAGGTGCCTCACCTTGGGCCTCCAGAACCTTCAGTGACTGCGGCCGCTCACTCCCCAGTCCCCAGGGACAGATAAGCAGCCCAGCCATTTGTAAATTTTCTCCTTTAAGATTTGTGCCAGGTTTGGCAAGGTACTCCCTGGGTGGGTTGCCCTTGTCCACCCAGCTACAGCCCCGGGGGTTGGGCACAGGAGGCTCCACTGCGCAGGTTACAGCCCACTGCCCACAGCTGCAAACTCCTCAGAGCTGAACGAACCTCAACAGAGCCGCCCTCAGGGAACCCCCAGATGCAAATGCGGGCACACAGTagcacagctgggctgggcagtgggGCCTCACCAGCTGCCAGTGGGAAGAGCCTGCCCAGCTCCCTTGCTGCGTGGATACCATGAGCCCCAATGGCCACCGGCCACTGCACACCGGCTCAGGCCAGCAATGTGTCAGAGCCAATAGCATGTCCTGAGGGAGTGAGGACCCAGAAGCCCTGGCATCTCACCCATGGCCTAGGGATCTGGTAGAGGGGGTGTCCCCCTGCAACCCACCTCACAGCATCCAGTCTCTTGTTCTGCCGGATGAGTTCGATGAACTCCTGGATCCGGAGGCTGAACTCCAGGCAGCTCTGGGGAGCCAGACAGCTCAATCAGTGGCGCCATGAAGGGGCAGCAGACGCTGCTTGGAATCCCACAGGGTCCTGTCAGCCTGGCCTCCCCCCACACCAGCCCCCAGGCTAgcctcaggccccaggcaggggctgctgggTGGACAGCCATCTCTTGAACCAATTCTACACACATACCGCATGCCCCAAGATCCTCCGCTACTGCCTTCCTCAGGCACACTCAGCCCGAAGGCCTACAGCACACCTGCCGGCCCTGTCCCATTCGGCTGCTCGCTCCTACTTCAGTCCCAAGGACGACCTGGAAACACCCCTCTCCCAACTCATGCCCCATGCCTTGGCTGCAGGCCGCAGGCTGGGGACAGCGTCCACACCGTGCTCCTGCAGTGGGGTAGCTGTGTGCCAAGCGGCAGGTTTGGCACCAGCCAGCTCTCCAGTAGAGTCCACTGGCCTGATCAGAGCAGGCCTCAGGCAGAGTCATCTGGACCCCACTCCTACACCCAGCCACCACAGGCAATTCTCAGCCGCCCACTTCTTGCACTGCCTTTGGGTGCCTTACTCACTCTCAGAGGAGCCACGGCAGTTCTCGACTAGGAGTGAATTCTGAACTTCACTGCCCAGGACACAGCCTCTCAGGCGCACAAGGGCAAcctgcccaggcagctgcaggatTGCTGGCTGTGCCCCACTGCCAGCCTGCACATCCCTAATGCTGGCAGCTGCACCATTTGGAGCTTTCATCTAAAATAGGGAGAAACCCACCCCCAACACTGCAGAGCCACCAACCCCGACAAAGTGCCGTAGGTCACAGATTCCTAGGACCCTGCCAGGCAGACAGTCCTCCCAGAGCTCCCAACCCAACAGGTAACTGTGGCCCACCTGCCCCGGCGCTGGCACCCCCTCCCGCCACCAGCGGGCCCCAGCCCTCTGCCTTCCGCCACCCTGCGCACCTTCATTTTGCGGAGGCGGGACTTGTTGTCATGGCACCAAGCCAGGCAGGTGGCTGTCTCGCGCCGCTCTAAGGACTCTTCCACTTCCTTGGCCGTCAGGAACATCTCGATGTTCACCAGGTCCTGAGGGGAGCTGGCACTCGTGCGGCCATCCCTGGCTCACAGGTCCCCCCATACACCAACCCTGCCTGCACCCTCTGTTCAGCATGGTTTCAGCGGGTGGTGGCATAGACACACAGCTTCTTCTGGCCCCCCCAGGGCGCTACCCGGGGGTCCGAGAAGCTCCTTTCCCAGGTGAGTGGCTCTCCTGCTACAATGGTCTCAGGATGCTGAGCAGAAAGGGTTCCCAGAAGGAGGAATTAAGCCGGCTCACCGAAGCCTGACTGGCAGTTTCCAGAGCCCAGCTGCCCTTAGGTAAACCCCAGTAGGGCAGAGTAGGCAGAGAAACCTGACCAGTCCACATGCAAGACCAGACAGTCACGGGGCTTATAGGCTTGCACACTGCCAGAGGTTCACGCTGCGGGGCTCCGTGTCCAGCTGCACCACCGGGGGCAGCCAGGACGCCCAAGGGACAGCTACCGGGGATAGTGAGGGCCGCTATTTCCACCAGGGCCCTGGCCCACAGGTGTGTGTGGGAgctggagggagagtgggagggtgCAGTCTCCAGCCTCTTTTGTCCCTGCCTGACACACAATTCCCACAGCAACACAGGCCTGGGCGTGCAGGAGCCACTGCAGTGGTATGGAGACAGCCCACCCCACCAGCTGGGGCCAACGTCTCCTAAGAGGTCTCATGGCCCTGACCAGAATCCGAGGTATGCCCCGACATTCCAAGCCTtggctctgggctgctcctccAGACAGCCACCCCTTATCACCCATGTACCCCACAGAATCAGCAGCTTCAAGATCTGCCTGctgtgggcctggtgcgatagcctagtggctaaatcctcgctgtgcacatgccaggatcccatataggtgccagttcatgttctggctactccacttctcatccagcttctgcctgtggcctgggaaagcagtcgaagacagcacaaaaccttgggaccctgtacccacatgcaagacccgaGAGAAACTCctaacttctggcttcggatcagctcagctccagccattgtgactacttggggagtgaaccagcagacagatctttctctccttctctctgtaaatctgcctttccaataaaaaaaaaaaaaaatctacctgctCAGATAAACTTCGGGTTCCACCTATGGCTGTTTTGGCCTTCTTCCCAGTGCACCCAAGATGTGGCAGGCTAAAGTTGTGTGTGCCACACCCCACAACCCATGGTAGGCTCCAGGCTGTGCAGCAGGGGCTCACCTCCATTCCTATCCTCACTGGATCCTGGACCCTGATCTCTCAGCTGCTTCCCACTTCTGCCCTAAAACCTTGCTCTCAACAGTAGACAGCTCCCATCTGTCCTACCCAGCTTTGCAGGCCGCATCTTTCTGAATCTTTCTTGCTCACTATTTCTCCGATGCCCATGGGTGCATGGCCTTCTGAGCACGGGGCAGCAGACACGGCCATTCTGGAGACTTCCCTGATCCCAACTTCAGTCCTGCCTGGGCCTCCTCTGCTGCACTGTGAGAGCCCACTCTTCCAGTGTGAACCAGGAGTTCCACGTGGGGATTCTGGGTGCCCCCTTCACAGTATCTTCACTGACATCCAAGCTCTCTGCtccccaggccccaggggcgcatgcatgcacacacaggcacctgTCCCATGCCCCCCAACCTGCCTGTCCCAACTGCCCATCCAGCACACGCCTACAGGCCGAGAAGACAGTGGCAGAGCCTGCAGTCAGCCGCACAGGCATGGGGCGGACGTGGCCAGCCCTGTGGGAAGTGCCCGGAGCCCACCTCAATGCCGCTCTGGCGGGCCAGCTTCACGGCCGTGCTATAGTAGCCGCAGCGCAGCAGGTGCTCCACCATCATGCGGTCCATGCGCTTCCGCTTCCACACGCCGGCCGCTGCAGGCTGCTCGCTGCTGTGCTCCTTGAGGTGCTCGATCCTGCGCTTGCACAACTTGGCACTCTCGTCCTCTGCCTGGATGGACTCCACTGCCTGCCACAGCAAGCACAGTCAGCACACTCACCTCAGGACAGCTGCTCACCTCTGTATGGCCGCTCACCTCAGGATGGCCACTCACTCAGGATGGCCGCTCACCTCAGGAAAGCCACTCATCTCAGGACAGCCGCTCCCCTCAGGACAGCCCCTCACCTCAACATGACCACTTACCTCAGGATGGCCCCTCACCTCAGGATAGTCACCTCAGCATGGTCACTCACCTCAGCACAACTGCTCACCTAAGGacaaccctcacacacacagctggAAGGAGTGATGGGCAGATGCTGGGCAGAGGTAAGGCAGGTGGTGGGCATCCTTTCTGCTGTACTGAGCAGCAGCTAGGTGGTCAATGCAGTCTCTAAGGCATTGTGGACCCTAAGTTCTTCTCCTGAACCACTTTCTGTGATGTTTAGTCTGCACTCCTCACCCCATCCACTTCCTGTGCTATCTACATTCTACACTCCTCACTTCCTGTTGGGTCTATAGTCTATACTCCTCACTCCACCTACTTCCTGTGATGTTCACAGTCTACACTCCTCACTTCCTGTGGGGTCTACATCTACACTCCTCACTCCACCTACTTCCTGTGGGGTTTACAATCTATATTCCTCACTTCCTGTGGGGTCTACAGTCCACACTCCTCATTCCATCAACTATGTGTAAGCACTTCCTGTGAAGTCCCAGCAGTAAACAGCTCCTAACCCAAATTCTAACAGGTCAGCTTCCCGCCCTGGCCACCCTATCCCCCTGGTTTGAGGACTCAGTCCAACATGTACCACAGTGCTGACAGCACAGCTGCCTCGACCAGTGGTCACGGTGACCAGCAGTGACGGCTCGTTGCTCCAGCCCAGGACTTCAGAGCAGCCCCACCTCGCCCCCACAGAGGCCTCCACCCCTGTAGCCAGGTGGCCGTGCCAGCCAGGAGCAGCACTAACCTTCCTCTTGAGCACACTGAGCTTCTCTACCACGCCATCCAGGAGGCTGACCACAGAGTCCACGGCGGGGCAGCTGCTCAAGGTCTTCTCCAGCTCAGCCACCACCATGGTGACGTGGCTGGTCTCCCGGTCAATGTTCTTCTGAGCAGCCCGAAAGCGTTTGTTCAGTGTCTCATAGGGAACCTAGACAAGGACATGGCAGTGAGCGTGactgccacctgcctgcccaTAACATAAGCAGGCACTTCTGAATGTGATGCATTCTCTCAGGACAGGTCCACCCTGTAACCTGACCAGGACCCATAGCCAGCATGACACAAACCTGTGGACACAGCACAGCCCCGCTTTCCAAAGAGCCCACTGTGTGTGTCCGTCAGCTACCCAGGGCAGGGCGGGCTTCACTGGTCACACCCAGCCACACAGGAAATTGGCAAGTGCCTGGAACACTCACTGTGGGGCACAATGAGGC from Ochotona princeps isolate mOchPri1 chromosome 11, mOchPri1.hap1, whole genome shotgun sequence includes:
- the MAEA gene encoding E3 ubiquitin-protein transferase MAEA isoform X2, whose translation is MAVQESAAQLSLTLKVQEYPTLKVPYETLNKRFRAAQKNIDRETSHVTMVVAELEKTLSSCPAVDSVVSLLDGVVEKLSVLKRKAVESIQAEDESAKLCKRRIEHLKEHSSEQPAAAGVWKRKRMDRMMVEHLLRCGYYSTAVKLARQSGIEAREEALQSGRGQPAGRGAPGHGHAGLPARHAHLPIQGPPGPGPVAHADPAVSVRQLPAAPTGKQFCVHPHAAGWPVSHQDPCYKEDGSSKSPDCPVCSRSLNKLAQPLPMAHCANSRLVCKISGDVMNENNPPMMLPNGYVYGYNSLLSIRQDDKVVCPRTKEVFHFSQAEKVYIM
- the MAEA gene encoding E3 ubiquitin-protein transferase MAEA isoform X1, with the protein product MAVQESAAQLSLTLKVQEYPTLKVPYETLNKRFRAAQKNIDRETSHVTMVVAELEKTLSSCPAVDSVVSLLDGVVEKLSVLKRKAVESIQAEDESAKLCKRRIEHLKEHSSEQPAAAGVWKRKRMDRMMVEHLLRCGYYSTAVKLARQSGIEDLVNIEMFLTAKEVEESLERRETATCLAWCHDNKSRLRKMKSCLEFSLRIQEFIELIRQNKRLDAVRHARKHFSQAEGSQLDEVRQAMGMLAFPPDTHISPYKDLLDPARWRMLTQQFRYDNYRLHQLGNSSVFTLTLQAGLSAIKTPQCYKEDGSSKSPDCPVCSRSLNKLAQPLPMAHCANSRLVCKISGDVMNENNPPMMLPNGYVYGYNSLLSIRQDDKVVCPRTKEVFHFSQAEKVYIM